A window of the Lysinibacillus irui genome harbors these coding sequences:
- a CDS encoding heme oxygenase translates to MIIVTNRIQVKPGFAARMAPNFTKPGPLQQFEGFHKVEVLISTDDPTYDEMSVNMYWESKEHFQAWRNSDAFAAAHHRPNSGSEGDKADSPIIGSKIVVAELATSIEALRS, encoded by the coding sequence ATGATTATTGTGACTAATCGTATTCAAGTAAAGCCAGGCTTTGCTGCAAGAATGGCACCAAACTTCACAAAGCCGGGACCACTTCAACAATTTGAAGGCTTCCATAAAGTAGAGGTATTAATTTCAACCGATGATCCTACTTATGATGAAATGAGTGTAAATATGTATTGGGAATCTAAGGAGCATTTCCAAGCATGGCGTAATAGCGATGCATTTGCTGCAGCCCATCATCGTCCAAATTCGGGTTCTGAGGGAGATAAAGCTGATAGCCCAATTATCGGTAGCAAAATCGTAGTTGCAGAATTAGCAACTTCTATTGAAGCTTTACGTTCATAA